One genomic region from Solwaraspora sp. WMMD792 encodes:
- a CDS encoding ParA family protein: protein MAGNSDRAEAWTSTLREQQAGLDLSAELGPADPTAYTMRKPIPEPMPTDRHGPARIIAMANQKGGVGKTTTTINLGAALAEYGRRVLLVDFDPQGALSVGLGVNPHNLDLSVYNLLMQDDVTAEDVLIKTDVAGLHLLPANIDLSAAEIQLVNEVAREMALARVLKSIRKEYDFVLIDCQPSLGLLAINALTVAHGVLIPLECEFFSLRGVALLLDTIDKVRERLNFDLELEGILATMYDSRTTHCRQVLQRVVEAFGDKVYQTVITKTVKFPESTVAGAPITSLDPASSGARNYRQLAREVIAHQAER, encoded by the coding sequence ATGGCGGGCAACAGTGACCGTGCCGAGGCGTGGACCTCGACGCTCCGCGAACAACAGGCGGGGCTCGATCTGAGCGCGGAGCTCGGTCCCGCCGATCCGACCGCCTACACCATGCGCAAGCCGATCCCCGAGCCGATGCCGACCGACCGGCACGGCCCGGCGCGGATCATCGCGATGGCCAACCAGAAGGGCGGCGTCGGCAAGACCACCACAACGATCAACCTCGGTGCCGCGTTGGCCGAGTACGGACGCCGGGTGCTCCTGGTCGACTTCGACCCGCAGGGTGCGTTGTCGGTCGGGCTCGGGGTCAACCCACACAACCTCGATCTGTCGGTCTACAACCTGCTGATGCAGGACGACGTCACCGCCGAGGACGTACTGATCAAGACCGACGTCGCCGGTCTGCACCTGCTGCCGGCCAACATCGACCTGTCGGCCGCGGAGATCCAGCTGGTCAACGAGGTCGCCCGGGAGATGGCCCTGGCCCGGGTGCTCAAGTCGATCCGCAAGGAGTACGACTTCGTTCTGATCGACTGCCAGCCCTCGCTCGGTCTGCTGGCGATCAACGCGCTCACCGTGGCGCACGGTGTGCTGATCCCCCTGGAGTGCGAGTTCTTCAGCCTTCGCGGGGTTGCGCTGCTGCTGGACACCATCGACAAGGTCCGCGAACGGCTCAACTTCGACCTGGAGCTGGAAGGCATCCTCGCCACGATGTACGACAGCCGCACCACCCACTGCCGGCAGGTGCTGCAGCGGGTGGTCGAGGCGTTCGGCGACAAGGTCTACCAGACGGTCATCACCAAGACGGTGAAGTTCCCCGAGTCGACGGTGGCCGGCGCGCCGATCACCAGCCTCGACCCGGCCTCGTCCGGGGCCCGCAACTACCGGCAGCTGGCCCGTGAGGTCATCGCGCACCAGGCGGAGCGCTAA
- a CDS encoding TM2 domain-containing protein → MTFPQHPGAGGVSDKSKIIAGVLGILLGGFGVGRFYTGHTKIAVLQLVVSVVTCGLGSLWGLIDGILVLVNGGTDAQGRPLRD, encoded by the coding sequence ATGACCTTTCCTCAGCATCCTGGCGCCGGTGGCGTCTCCGACAAAAGCAAGATCATCGCCGGGGTCCTCGGCATCCTGCTGGGCGGCTTCGGCGTCGGCCGGTTCTACACAGGCCATACCAAGATTGCCGTACTCCAGCTGGTCGTCAGCGTCGTCACCTGTGGCCTCGGTTCGCTCTGGGGCCTGATCGACGGGATTCTCGTCCTCGTCAACGGCGGCACCGACGCCCAGGGTCGGCCGCTGCGCGACTGA
- a CDS encoding pseudouridine synthase: MPSDDDSGVQRLQKVLATAGVGSRRACEDLIFRRRVTVDGRIAQLGDKVDPRTAVIHVDGERVVADHRLAYLAMNKPRGVVSTMADEKGRTALSDLLDRVDQRVYHVGRLDADSEGLLLLTNDGTLAHRLMHPSYGVPKTYLCEIAGPVPRAVGRRLLAGVDLEDGPAKVDKYSLLDTLGRTAQVEVVLHEGRNHIVRRLFDEVGHPVSRLVRTAIGPIRLGDLRPGRTRRLNNAEVAALFAAVSD; encoded by the coding sequence ATGCCCAGCGATGATGACAGCGGTGTCCAGCGTCTGCAGAAGGTGCTCGCCACCGCCGGGGTCGGCTCGCGGCGGGCCTGCGAGGATCTGATCTTCCGACGCCGGGTGACGGTCGACGGACGCATCGCTCAACTCGGTGACAAGGTCGACCCGCGTACGGCGGTCATCCACGTCGACGGCGAACGGGTCGTCGCCGACCACCGGCTCGCCTATCTGGCGATGAACAAGCCCCGCGGCGTCGTTTCTACCATGGCAGACGAAAAGGGGCGTACCGCGCTGTCGGACCTGCTCGACCGGGTCGACCAGCGGGTCTACCACGTCGGCCGGCTGGACGCGGACAGTGAGGGACTGTTGCTGCTGACCAACGACGGCACGCTGGCGCATCGCCTGATGCATCCGTCGTACGGGGTGCCGAAGACGTACCTGTGCGAGATCGCCGGCCCGGTGCCCCGGGCGGTCGGCCGCCGGCTGCTCGCCGGTGTCGATCTCGAGGACGGGCCGGCCAAAGTGGACAAATACTCCCTGCTGGACACGCTGGGTCGCACCGCGCAGGTCGAGGTGGTGCTGCACGAGGGGCGCAACCACATCGTGCGTAGGCTGTTCGACGAGGTGGGGCACCCGGTCTCGCGACTGGTGCGGACCGCCATCGGGCCGATCCGGCTTGGTGACCTGCGGCCGGGGCGGACCCGGCGGCTGAACAACGCGGAGGTCGCCGCCCTCTTCGCGGCCGTCAGTGACTAA
- a CDS encoding CTP synthase, translated as MAPSTQTVRHIFVTGGVASSLGKGLTASSLGNLLSARGLRVVMQKLDPYLNVDPGTMNPFQHGEVFVTDDGAETDLDVGHYERFLDRDLSCKANVTTGQIYSEVIAKERRGEYLGDTVQVIPHITNEIKARIRAMGEPDEHGLIPDVVITEVGGTVGDIESLPFLEAIRQVRHDVGRDRCFYLHVSLVPYLVPSGELKTKPTQHSVAALRSIGIQPDAIVCRSDREIPDKLKHKLSLYCDVDREAVIAAPDAPSIYDIPKVLHREGLDAYVVRRLGLSFRDVDWTSWDDLLERVHHPRHTVTVALVGKYVDLPDAYLSVTEAIRAAGFGHRARVQIRWVPSDECVSPNGAAAALSGVDGIVIPGGFGVRGIEGKIGAARYGRENGVPVLGLCLGLQCMAIEVARNGAGLAGANSAEFDEEVEHPIIATMADQEQIVAGKGDMGGTMRLGGYRALLAEGSIVAQAYGATEVNERHRHRYEVNNAYREVLEKAGLRISGTSPDGRLVEFVELDRAEHPFFVATQAHPELKSRPTRPHPLFHAFVGAVITYSEADQLPVDLAPAPGGRA; from the coding sequence TTGGCCCCTTCGACACAGACGGTACGGCACATTTTCGTCACCGGGGGCGTCGCGTCCTCACTCGGCAAGGGGTTGACCGCATCCAGCCTGGGCAACCTGCTCAGCGCCCGCGGACTCCGGGTGGTGATGCAGAAGCTCGACCCGTACCTCAACGTCGACCCCGGCACGATGAACCCCTTCCAGCACGGTGAGGTGTTCGTCACCGACGACGGCGCCGAGACCGATCTCGACGTGGGGCACTACGAGCGGTTCCTCGACCGTGACCTGTCCTGCAAGGCCAACGTGACCACCGGTCAGATCTACTCCGAGGTCATCGCGAAGGAACGCCGGGGCGAGTACCTCGGCGACACGGTGCAGGTGATCCCGCACATCACCAATGAGATCAAGGCCAGGATCCGGGCGATGGGGGAGCCCGACGAGCACGGGCTGATCCCGGACGTGGTGATCACCGAGGTGGGCGGCACTGTCGGCGACATCGAATCGTTGCCGTTCCTGGAGGCGATCCGCCAGGTCCGCCACGATGTCGGCCGGGACCGCTGCTTCTACCTGCATGTGTCGCTGGTTCCCTACCTGGTGCCGTCCGGCGAGCTCAAGACCAAGCCGACGCAGCACTCGGTCGCCGCGCTGCGCAGCATCGGTATCCAGCCGGACGCGATCGTGTGCCGCTCCGACCGGGAGATCCCGGACAAGTTGAAGCACAAGCTGTCGCTCTACTGTGACGTGGACCGGGAGGCGGTCATCGCCGCCCCCGACGCGCCGAGCATCTACGACATCCCGAAGGTGCTGCACCGGGAGGGCCTCGACGCCTACGTGGTGCGCCGGCTGGGCCTGTCCTTCCGCGACGTGGACTGGACCAGTTGGGACGACCTGCTGGAGCGGGTGCACCATCCGCGACACACCGTGACCGTGGCGCTGGTCGGCAAGTACGTCGACCTGCCGGACGCGTACCTGTCGGTGACCGAGGCGATCCGGGCGGCGGGGTTCGGGCACCGGGCGCGGGTGCAGATCCGGTGGGTGCCCAGCGACGAGTGTGTCAGCCCGAACGGTGCCGCCGCCGCGCTCAGCGGGGTCGACGGGATCGTGATTCCGGGCGGGTTCGGGGTGCGGGGCATCGAGGGCAAGATCGGCGCGGCCCGGTACGGGCGGGAGAACGGTGTCCCGGTGCTCGGGCTCTGCCTCGGCCTGCAGTGCATGGCGATCGAGGTGGCCCGCAACGGCGCCGGTCTGGCCGGTGCCAACTCCGCCGAGTTCGACGAGGAGGTCGAACACCCGATCATCGCGACCATGGCCGACCAAGAGCAGATTGTCGCCGGCAAGGGGGACATGGGCGGCACGATGCGGCTGGGCGGGTACCGGGCGTTGCTGGCCGAGGGCTCGATCGTCGCGCAGGCGTACGGGGCGACCGAGGTCAACGAGCGGCACCGGCATCGCTACGAGGTGAACAACGCGTACCGGGAGGTGTTGGAGAAAGCCGGGTTGCGGATCTCGGGAACCTCGCCGGACGGCCGGCTGGTCGAGTTCGTCGAGCTGGACCGGGCTGAGCACCCGTTCTTCGTGGCCACCCAGGCCCATCCGGAGCTGAAGAGCCGTCCGACCCGGCCGCATCCGTTGTTCCACGCCTTCGTCGGTGCCGTGATCACCTATTCGGAGGCCGACCAGTTGCCGGTGGATCTGGCGCCGGCCCCCGGAGGCCGGGCCTGA
- the ald gene encoding alanine dehydrogenase, whose translation MKVGIPREVKNHEYRVAITPAGVHEFTRAGHQVTVETGAGVGSSITDDEFAAAGASIAPSADDVWASADLVLKVKEPVAEEHHRMRPGQVLFTYLHLAASRECTDALLRQRVTGIAYETVENADRSLPLLAPMSEVAGRLAAQVGAYHLMRPGGGRGVLMGGVPGVYPAKVVVIGAGVSGMNAAAIAAGMHADVLLLDRDISKLRQADAIHQGRMKTVASNTYEVERAVIDADLVIGAVLVPGAKAPRIVTNELVSRMKPGSVLVDISIDQGGCFEDSRPTTHAEPVYPVHGSVFYCVANMPGAVPHTSTYALTNVTLPYALELANRGWRDALRHDRALAAGLNTHDGEITSGPVAEAHGLSSRSLAEVLG comes from the coding sequence GTGAAGGTTGGCATTCCCCGCGAGGTCAAGAACCACGAATACCGGGTGGCGATCACCCCGGCCGGGGTGCACGAGTTCACCCGGGCCGGTCACCAGGTGACGGTGGAGACTGGCGCCGGCGTCGGATCCTCCATCACCGACGACGAGTTCGCCGCCGCCGGAGCGAGCATCGCCCCGAGCGCCGACGATGTCTGGGCAAGCGCCGACCTGGTACTCAAGGTGAAGGAGCCGGTCGCCGAGGAACACCACCGGATGCGTCCCGGCCAGGTGCTCTTCACCTACCTGCATCTTGCGGCGTCGCGGGAGTGCACCGACGCCCTGCTGCGGCAGCGGGTCACCGGAATCGCGTACGAGACGGTGGAGAACGCAGACCGGTCCCTCCCGCTGCTCGCCCCGATGTCCGAGGTCGCCGGTCGGCTGGCCGCGCAGGTCGGCGCGTACCACCTGATGCGTCCCGGCGGCGGGCGCGGCGTGCTGATGGGCGGGGTCCCCGGCGTCTACCCGGCGAAGGTGGTGGTCATCGGGGCCGGGGTGTCCGGGATGAACGCGGCCGCGATCGCGGCCGGGATGCACGCCGACGTCCTGCTGCTCGACCGGGACATCAGCAAGCTGCGTCAGGCGGACGCGATCCACCAGGGGCGGATGAAGACGGTCGCGTCGAACACCTACGAGGTCGAGCGGGCGGTGATCGACGCGGACCTGGTGATCGGCGCGGTCCTGGTGCCCGGGGCGAAGGCACCCAGGATCGTCACCAACGAACTGGTGTCCCGGATGAAGCCCGGCAGTGTGCTCGTCGACATCTCGATCGACCAGGGTGGCTGTTTCGAGGACTCCCGGCCCACCACCCACGCCGAACCCGTCTACCCGGTCCACGGCTCGGTCTTCTACTGCGTGGCGAACATGCCGGGCGCCGTCCCGCACACCAGCACGTACGCGTTGACGAACGTCACCCTGCCGTACGCCCTCGAACTCGCCAACCGGGGCTGGCGCGACGCGCTGCGCCACGACCGGGCTCTCGCCGCCGGTCTGAACACCCACGACGGCGAGATCACCTCCGGCCCGGTGGCCGAGGCACACGGCCTGAGCAGCCGGTCGTTGGCCGAGGTGCTGGGCTGA
- a CDS encoding NUDIX hydrolase encodes MREHEPDAEDGSGGHVYQVLSRTDRFSGPVFSVVSDEVTMPGGGAARRDYVRHVGAVAVVALDEAGRVVLIRQYRHPVGRQLWELPAGLIDVAGEELPATAHRELVEEADLTAGRLDLLVDVHPSPGFSDETVRIFLARDLTPVPEQDRHHRHDEEAELQVRLVDLDEAVRMVLAGEITNGPAVTGLLAAACARQTGWAALRAATEPASRPPGGAAR; translated from the coding sequence ATGCGGGAGCATGAGCCGGACGCCGAAGACGGCTCGGGTGGTCACGTCTACCAGGTGTTGTCGCGGACCGACCGGTTCTCCGGCCCGGTCTTCTCGGTGGTCAGTGACGAGGTGACGATGCCGGGCGGCGGTGCGGCGAGGCGCGACTACGTACGGCACGTCGGCGCGGTCGCAGTGGTCGCGCTCGACGAGGCCGGACGAGTGGTGCTGATCCGTCAGTACCGCCACCCGGTGGGCCGGCAACTGTGGGAGCTACCCGCCGGCCTGATCGATGTCGCCGGGGAGGAACTGCCCGCCACCGCCCACCGGGAGCTCGTCGAGGAGGCCGACCTGACCGCCGGTCGACTCGACCTGCTCGTCGATGTGCACCCGTCGCCGGGATTTTCGGACGAGACGGTCCGGATCTTCCTCGCCCGGGACCTCACCCCGGTGCCGGAGCAGGACCGGCACCACCGCCACGACGAGGAGGCAGAGCTGCAGGTCCGCCTGGTCGATCTCGACGAGGCGGTCCGGATGGTGCTGGCCGGCGAGATCACCAACGGTCCGGCGGTTACCGGTCTGCTGGCTGCCGCCTGCGCCCGGCAGACGGGGTGGGCAGCGCTGCGCGCCGCCACCGAACCTGCCTCGCGCCCGCCCGGCGGCGCAGCGCGCTGA
- the cmk gene encoding (d)CMP kinase, whose amino-acid sequence MAEQVRTGHFVVAVDGPSGSGKSTVSRRLATATGARYLDTGAMYRAITWAVLRSGVDPHDTPGVVKVASDVTLTVGTDPAAPHISADGVAVDVEIRSQEVTSAVSAVAAVPAVRERLVAEQRALIDQPAPIVVEGRDIGSVVAPDADLKVYLTASAEARAMRRSAETAADVAATAAALARRDRLDSTRAADPLQQSADAVELDTTGMGIDEVVDRLRELLVARTTR is encoded by the coding sequence GTGGCTGAGCAGGTACGGACCGGGCACTTCGTGGTGGCGGTGGATGGTCCGTCCGGATCCGGCAAATCCACCGTTTCCCGGCGACTGGCCACCGCGACGGGCGCCCGCTATCTGGACACCGGGGCGATGTACCGGGCGATCACCTGGGCGGTGCTCCGGTCTGGCGTCGATCCGCACGACACGCCCGGGGTCGTCAAGGTCGCGTCGGACGTCACCTTGACCGTCGGCACCGATCCGGCGGCACCGCACATCAGTGCGGATGGCGTCGCGGTGGACGTCGAGATCCGCAGCCAGGAGGTCACCTCCGCAGTGTCCGCAGTGGCAGCCGTGCCGGCGGTACGCGAACGGCTGGTCGCCGAGCAGCGCGCGTTGATCGACCAGCCGGCCCCGATCGTCGTCGAGGGCCGTGACATCGGCTCCGTCGTCGCACCCGACGCCGACCTCAAGGTCTACCTCACCGCTTCGGCCGAGGCCAGGGCGATGCGGCGCAGCGCCGAGACCGCCGCCGACGTGGCGGCGACGGCGGCGGCGCTGGCCCGCCGCGACCGGCTCGACTCGACCCGGGCCGCCGACCCGTTGCAGCAGTCCGCCGACGCGGTCGAGCTGGACACCACCGGGATGGGCATCGACGAGGTCGTCGACCGGCTCCGTGAGCTGCTCGTAGCCCGGACGACCCGGTGA
- a CDS encoding ScpA family protein, giving the protein MAETAPGSGDAAGVALPGESTGFTVRLDNFTGPFDLLLQLIGKHKLDVTEVALHQVTDEFIAYIRAMGDDWDLDEASEFLVVAATLLDLKAARLLPAAQVEDEEDLALLEARDLLFARLLQYKAFKEAAAHIAELETAGARRYPRSVTMEERYAQALPELVLGIGPERLAKLAIRAMTPRVAPVVSIDHVHQIRVSVREHATLLRDRLRRMGTATFQTLCLDCESTLEVVARFLALLELYREGLVGFSQEQALGDLTVRWTGGADGGGELTIDEYAGHPEERDAAAAPPAQPDTVQEETS; this is encoded by the coding sequence GTGGCCGAGACGGCACCCGGCTCCGGCGACGCCGCCGGGGTGGCCCTGCCCGGCGAGAGCACCGGATTCACCGTCCGGCTGGACAACTTCACCGGCCCGTTCGACCTCTTGCTGCAGCTCATCGGTAAACACAAGCTGGACGTGACCGAGGTGGCGTTGCACCAGGTCACCGACGAGTTCATCGCCTACATCCGGGCGATGGGCGACGACTGGGACCTGGACGAGGCCAGTGAGTTCCTGGTCGTCGCGGCGACCCTGCTCGACCTCAAGGCCGCCCGGCTGCTGCCGGCAGCCCAGGTCGAGGACGAAGAGGATCTGGCTCTGCTGGAGGCCCGGGACCTGCTGTTCGCCCGGCTGTTGCAGTACAAGGCGTTCAAGGAGGCTGCGGCGCACATCGCCGAGCTGGAGACCGCTGGGGCCCGCCGCTATCCCCGCTCGGTCACCATGGAGGAGCGGTACGCGCAGGCGCTGCCTGAGCTGGTGCTCGGTATCGGTCCGGAGCGGCTCGCGAAGCTCGCGATCAGGGCGATGACGCCTCGCGTCGCACCGGTCGTCTCCATCGACCACGTGCACCAGATCCGGGTGAGCGTGCGGGAGCACGCCACTCTGTTGCGTGACCGGCTGCGCCGGATGGGCACCGCGACGTTCCAGACGCTGTGCCTGGACTGCGAGTCCACCCTGGAGGTCGTCGCACGCTTCCTCGCGCTGCTGGAACTCTACCGGGAGGGTCTGGTCGGCTTCAGCCAGGAGCAGGCCCTGGGGGATCTGACCGTACGCTGGACCGGGGGCGCCGACGGCGGCGGGGAGCTCACCATCGACGAGTACGCCGGCCACCCGGAGGAACGGGACGCCGCCGCGGCACCGCCCGCCCAGCCGGACACCGTCCAAGAGGAGACCTCGTGA
- a CDS encoding site-specific tyrosine recombinase XerD → MPPPTVPPAPALRHAVRSYLDHLTVERGLSQHTLRSYRRDLDRYLGTLANLGIDELAKVGSAQITGHLAAMRSGADGQPPLSAASTARAASAIRGLHRFAVREGHADSDAGRDVRPAVPPRRLPRALDLDQIERLLAAAGAVDGPVPPLAVRDRALLEFLYGTGARISEAVGAAVDDLDLATGAVLLRGKGGRQRVVPVGGYAADALRAYLTRVRPALAAAGRGSPAVFLNARGGQLSRQSAWTVLRRAAERAGLPVSGAHPVSPHTLRHSYATHLLDGGADVRVVQELLGHASVTTTQVYTLVTVDRLREVYATSHPRARH, encoded by the coding sequence GTGCCGCCGCCCACGGTGCCGCCGGCCCCCGCGCTGCGGCACGCTGTCCGCAGCTACCTGGACCACCTGACCGTCGAACGCGGGCTGTCCCAGCACACCCTCCGGTCGTACCGGCGCGACCTGGACCGATACCTCGGCACGCTGGCGAACCTGGGGATCGACGAGCTGGCCAAGGTGGGGTCGGCGCAGATCACCGGGCACCTCGCCGCGATGCGGTCCGGCGCAGATGGGCAGCCGCCGCTGTCGGCCGCGTCCACCGCCCGGGCCGCCAGCGCCATCCGCGGGCTGCACCGGTTCGCCGTCCGGGAGGGACACGCCGACTCCGACGCCGGCAGAGACGTCCGTCCCGCCGTCCCGCCGCGCCGGCTGCCCCGGGCGCTGGACCTCGACCAGATCGAACGACTGCTGGCCGCCGCCGGGGCAGTGGACGGTCCGGTGCCGCCGTTGGCCGTACGCGACCGGGCGCTGCTGGAGTTCCTCTACGGCACCGGGGCGCGGATCTCCGAGGCGGTCGGTGCCGCCGTCGACGACCTTGACCTGGCCACCGGGGCGGTCCTGCTCCGCGGCAAGGGCGGCCGGCAGCGGGTGGTCCCGGTCGGCGGGTACGCGGCCGACGCGCTGCGGGCGTACCTGACCCGGGTGCGGCCGGCTCTCGCGGCGGCGGGCCGGGGCAGCCCGGCCGTCTTCCTCAACGCGCGGGGCGGGCAGCTGTCCCGGCAGAGCGCGTGGACGGTGCTGCGGCGCGCCGCCGAACGCGCCGGGCTGCCGGTGAGCGGGGCGCATCCGGTTTCCCCGCACACCCTGCGGCACTCGTACGCCACCCATCTGCTCGACGGCGGCGCGGACGTACGGGTGGTCCAGGAACTGCTCGGGCACGCGTCGGTGACCACCACTCAGGTCTACACTCTGGTGACCGTCGACCGGCTCCGCGAGGTCTACGCCACCTCCCATCCGCGGGCCCGTCATTGA
- a CDS encoding glycosyltransferase family 4 protein: MSDPTDDRWRGAVLLLIGSSTGGIGQHVASLSRGLVSGGARVTVCGPLAVEQQFRFTASGARFVPVEIPANPTLADARAVSAIRRVLADGADVVHAHGLRAGFVAALARPSAPIVVTWHNSILAGGLRGRLARLVERRVARAAQVTLGASADLVERALALGASDARLGPVAAPELPAPRRSRAAVRAEFGVGAHRPLVLSVGRLHPQKRYDLLVDAAAGWRELTPPAQVVIAGTGPSYLSLAAQISAVRAPVTLLGHRHDVADLLLGADLAVVSSDWEARQLFAQEALRAGVPLVATAVGGLPELVGDACRLIPPGDLAALDGAVRELLSDHQQRADLADRGPRQAAGWPTDADSLDLVRAVYRELTDGRGVTSGRKVAGGQPVPGRRNGPTDRDDRPVDGSG, encoded by the coding sequence GTGAGTGATCCGACGGACGACCGCTGGAGGGGTGCGGTCCTGCTGCTGATCGGCTCCAGCACGGGCGGTATCGGCCAGCACGTCGCATCCCTGAGCCGCGGCCTGGTGTCGGGCGGGGCGCGGGTGACCGTGTGCGGTCCGCTCGCTGTCGAACAGCAGTTCCGGTTCACCGCGTCCGGTGCCCGGTTCGTCCCGGTGGAGATCCCGGCCAACCCGACCCTGGCCGACGCCCGCGCGGTGAGCGCGATCCGCCGCGTCCTCGCCGACGGGGCCGACGTGGTGCACGCGCACGGACTACGCGCCGGATTCGTCGCGGCGCTCGCCCGACCGTCCGCGCCGATCGTGGTGACCTGGCACAACAGCATTCTCGCCGGTGGACTGCGGGGGCGACTCGCGCGGCTGGTCGAGCGGCGGGTGGCGCGGGCCGCCCAGGTGACCCTCGGCGCCTCCGCCGACCTCGTCGAGCGGGCGTTGGCGCTCGGCGCGTCCGATGCCCGGCTCGGCCCGGTGGCGGCGCCGGAGTTACCCGCGCCGAGACGCAGCCGTGCCGCGGTTCGCGCGGAGTTCGGTGTCGGCGCCCATCGGCCCCTGGTGCTCTCGGTCGGCCGGCTGCACCCGCAGAAGCGCTACGACCTGCTGGTCGACGCCGCCGCCGGGTGGCGCGAACTGACCCCACCGGCGCAGGTGGTGATCGCCGGAACCGGGCCCAGCTACCTGTCCCTGGCGGCGCAGATCTCGGCGGTACGGGCACCGGTCACCCTGCTCGGCCACCGTCATGACGTGGCCGACCTGCTGCTCGGTGCCGATTTGGCGGTGGTCAGCAGCGACTGGGAGGCTCGACAGCTGTTCGCCCAGGAGGCGTTGCGGGCCGGCGTACCGTTGGTGGCGACCGCGGTCGGCGGATTGCCCGAACTGGTCGGAGACGCCTGCCGGTTGATTCCGCCCGGCGACCTGGCCGCACTGGACGGCGCTGTGCGCGAGTTGCTGAGCGACCATCAGCAGCGGGCCGACCTGGCCGATCGTGGACCCCGGCAGGCCGCCGGCTGGCCGACCGACGCGGACAGTCTCGACCTGGTCCGCGCCGTCTACCGGGAGTTGACCGACGGGCGGGGCGTCACCAGCGGGCGGAAGGTAGCCGGCGGTCAGCCGGTACCGGGCCGCCGCAACGGGCCGACCGACCGCGACGACCGACCCGTGGACGGGAGCGGCTGA
- the scpB gene encoding SMC-Scp complex subunit ScpB codes for MSADEQPDSLAEQAAAWVPPWARAPVPAERASAPEPELPPAPEPELVPAAELAPEPEPVSAPEPEPVLAPEPEPVLAPEPEPVSVAEPAPATEPTPVVEPSPGRPEALALLDDGELRAALEAIMLVIDEPVAEVVLAQVLEQPTDRIAAVLADLSAGYTAAGHGFDLRRVAGGWRLYTRPEYAPYVERFVLDGQSARLTQAALETLAVVAYKQPVTRGRVSAIRGVNCDGVIRTLLSRGLIEECGSEPESGAYLYRTSTLFLEKLGLDSVEELPSLAPFLPDDVEEIADAQR; via the coding sequence GTGAGCGCCGACGAGCAGCCCGACTCGCTCGCCGAGCAGGCGGCCGCCTGGGTGCCACCGTGGGCGCGGGCCCCCGTACCAGCGGAGCGTGCCTCCGCGCCCGAACCGGAGCTGCCGCCGGCCCCCGAGCCTGAACTGGTCCCGGCGGCGGAGCTGGCCCCCGAGCCCGAACCGGTGTCGGCTCCCGAGCCCGAACCGGTCCTGGCTCCCGAGCCCGAACCGGTCCTGGCTCCCGAGCCCGAACCGGTGTCGGTCGCTGAGCCGGCACCAGCTACTGAGCCGACCCCGGTGGTTGAGCCGTCGCCGGGCCGGCCGGAGGCGCTGGCGTTGCTCGACGACGGCGAGCTGCGCGCCGCGCTCGAAGCAATCATGCTCGTGATCGACGAACCCGTCGCTGAGGTGGTCCTGGCCCAGGTACTGGAGCAGCCCACCGACCGGATCGCCGCGGTCCTCGCCGACCTTTCCGCCGGCTACACGGCGGCCGGTCACGGCTTCGACCTGCGCCGGGTAGCCGGCGGCTGGCGGCTCTACACCCGTCCGGAGTACGCACCGTACGTGGAGCGGTTCGTGCTCGACGGGCAGTCGGCACGGCTGACCCAGGCCGCGCTGGAGACGCTCGCCGTGGTCGCCTACAAGCAGCCGGTGACGCGTGGTCGGGTCTCCGCGATCCGGGGTGTCAACTGCGACGGGGTGATCCGTACCCTGTTGTCCCGTGGCCTGATCGAGGAGTGCGGCAGCGAGCCGGAGTCCGGCGCCTACCTCTACCGCACCTCGACGCTGTTCCTGGAGAAACTGGGGTTGGACAGCGTCGAGGAGCTACCCTCGCTCGCGCCGTTCCTGCCCGACGACGTGGAAGAGATTGCCGATGCCCAGCGATGA